The DNA region GGACTGCCGGACTTGGTGTTTACGGCGAATGCCGGCGTGGTGGTCGGTCGCCGCGCCTTAGTGAGTCGGTTCCGTTTTCCGGAGCGGCAACGAGAGGAGATGTATTTCGAACGATGGTTTCGTGCGCAGGGCTTCGATGTTCTGACGTTGGACAAGACCAGTTACTTCGAAGGGGCGGGCGATCTGTTGGGATTTCCGGATACATGGTTCGGCGGGTATCGCCAGCGAACAGATATCCGTTCCTTTCCCACATTGAGTGAACTGTTCCGGCGTGAAATTATTCCGCTGGAACTCATCGACGGTCGCTTTTACCATCTCGATACCTGCTTCTGTCCACTCACCGGCGGAGAGCTGCTCTATTTCCCCGCGGCCTTCGATGCCTACGGGCTGGCCGCCATCATGGAGCGGATTCCGGAGGAGCGCCGGATTCCCGTGCCCGAGGAGGAAGCGATTCGGTTTGCCTGCAATGCCGTGAGTGTCGGCAAGCATGTGGTCATCCCCGCCGGCTGTCCCCGTACGATGCAGATCCTTCGCGACCGTGGCTATCGTACGCATGCCGTGGAGTTGGACGAATTTATGAAGTCGGGCGGCGCTGCCAAGTGCCTGACGCTCGCCTTGGATTGATTCACGATTTCGTGCGAAACAGGAACGACAGGTACAGCCCCGCGATCGCCGTCGTGGTGAGCTCGATCGTGAGCAGCATCCGGCTGACAATCGCCTCCGGTCGCGGCGGAGACAGAATGAAGTGAAAGCCGAGGAAGGCTGCCGGTTGTGACGGGGGTGTTTCCCACGGCGGCATGACGAGAGACACAAGCAAGACGGTGACCATGCCGTAGAGAATCGTGAGATTGAGCTGCTCCTTTTGCGTAGGGCCGGGCGTCGCCGGTGTCGTGGTTCGCTCCGCATCGGATGTCACCCCTGCTCCGCAGTGCGTGCAGTAGCGGTTGATTTCGGGTAGGGCGCGTCCGCAGGCTGGGCAAGGTTTCATGATGATC from Nitrospira sp. includes:
- a CDS encoding zinc ribbon domain-containing protein; this translates as MKPCPACGRALPEINRYCTHCGAGVTSDAERTTTPATPGPTQKEQLNLTILYGMVTVLLVSLVMPPWETPPSQPAAFLGFHFILSPPRPEAIVSRMLLTIELTTTAIAGLYLSFLFRTKS